A single window of Crassostrea angulata isolate pt1a10 chromosome 8, ASM2561291v2, whole genome shotgun sequence DNA harbors:
- the LOC128160116 gene encoding thialysine N-epsilon-acetyltransferase-like isoform X2 gives MDDINIRKATVDDSDIVYRLLKDMREGEGRLDAFVITPEEFKRDGFGENKCFEAVIVENKNKKEAIGFATYFFGYNGDCGRMLYLEDIYIKPAYRSKGYGTAVFKYMAKITIDGNARRMEWCVMDDPSWNAKTIEFYKKFNSIDDNLKQLYLHGEVLKKCAEF, from the exons ATGGACGACATAAACATCAGAAAAGCAACAGTAGATGATTCCGACATAGTATATAGACTGCTGAAG GATATGCGAGAAGGTGAAGGTCGTCTGGATGCCTTTGTAATTACTCCCGAAG AGTTTAAGCGTGACGGATTTGGGGAAAACAAGTGCTTTGAAGCTGTGATAGTGGAGAACAAAAACA AAAAAGAAGCAATTGGATTTGCAACCTACTTTTTTGGATACAATGGCGACTGTGGGAGAATGTTATACTTAGAAGATATCTACATAAAACCTGCCTATAGGTCAAAAGGTTACGGGACAGCAGTTTTCAAATATATGGCAAAG ATAACGATCGATGGAAACGCGCGGCGTATGGAATGGTGCGTTATGGACGACCCGTCGTGGAACGCCAAGACGATTGAATTTTACAAGAAATTTAACAGCATTGACGACAATCTAAAACAGTTGTATCTTCATGGCGAAGTCCTGAAGAAGTGTGCTGAGTTTTAA
- the LOC128160116 gene encoding uncharacterized protein LOC128160116 isoform X3, which produces MDDINIRKATVDDSDIVYRLLKDMREGEGRLDAFVITPEEKEAIGFATYFFGYNGDCGRMLYLEDIYIKPAYRSKGYGTAVFKYMAKITIDGNARRMEWCVMDDPSWNAKTIEFYKKFNSIDDNLKQLYLHGEVLKKMDDLNIRKATVDDSDIVYGMLKDMREGERLLDAFIITPEEFKHDGFGENKYFEAVIAEDKNS; this is translated from the exons ATGGACGACATAAACATCAGAAAAGCAACAGTAGATGATTCCGACATAGTATATAGACTGCTGAAG GATATGCGAGAAGGTGAAGGTCGTCTGGATGCCTTTGTAATTACTCCCGAAG AAAAAGAAGCAATTGGATTTGCAACCTACTTTTTTGGATACAATGGCGACTGTGGGAGAATGTTATACTTAGAAGATATCTACATAAAACCTGCCTATAGGTCAAAAGGTTACGGGACAGCAGTTTTCAAATATATGGCAAAG ATAACGATCGATGGAAACGCGCGGCGTATGGAATGGTGCGTTATGGACGACCCGTCGTGGAACGCCAAGACGATTGAATTTTACAAGAAATTTAACAGCATTGACGACAATCTAAAACAGTTGTATCTTCATGGCGAAGTCCTGAAGAA GATGGACGACTTAAACATCAGAAAAGCAACAGTAGACGATTCCGACATAGTATATGGAATGCTAAAG GATATGCGAGAAGGTGAACGTCTTCTGGATGCCTTTATAATTACTCCCGAAG AGTTCAAGCATGACGGATTTGGGGAGAACAAGTACTTTGAAGCAGTGATAGCGGAGGACAAAAACAGTTAA
- the LOC128160116 gene encoding thialysine N-epsilon-acetyltransferase-like isoform X1 — MDDLNIRKATVDDSDIVYGMLKDMREGERLLDAFIITPEEFKHDGFGENKYFEAVIAEDKNKNEAIGFATYYFGYSGYCGRILYLEDIYIKPAYRLKRYGTAVFKYMAKVTIDENARRMEWRVMDDPSLNTKTIEFYKKFNSIDDDGKHLYLHGELLKKCAEF; from the exons ATGGACGACTTAAACATCAGAAAAGCAACAGTAGACGATTCCGACATAGTATATGGAATGCTAAAG GATATGCGAGAAGGTGAACGTCTTCTGGATGCCTTTATAATTACTCCCGAAG AGTTCAAGCATGACGGATTTGGGGAGAACAAGTACTTTGAAGCAGTGATAGCGGAGGACAAAAACA AAAACGAAGCGATTGGATTTGCTACCTACTATTTTGGATACAGTGGTTACTGTGGGAGAATTCTATATCTAGAAGATATCTATATAAAACCCGCATATAGGTTAAAACGTTACGGGACAGCGGTTTTCAAATATATGGCAAAG GTAACGATCGATGAAAACGCGCGGCGTATGGAATGGCGCGTTATGGACGACCCGTCGTTGAACACCAAGACTATTGAATTTTACAAGAAGTTTAACAGCATTGACGACGATGGAAAACATTTGTATCTTCATGGTGAACTCCTGAAGAAGTGTGCAGAGTTTTAG
- the LOC128160117 gene encoding uncharacterized protein LOC128160117, producing MTYSSDLWPMIVAAICALLWILLGVIIMIALKSEKNRKIKHMKRAAKMRKKLMEKRAKTAVPFGPGPVMYPPGMKPHEVIVMNSLPRNRPRDTPKVVPLEDDIIYDNKRSSSEIRRDDGESRRET from the exons ATGACGTACTCCTCCGATTTATGGCCCATGATTGTGGCCGCGATATGCGCCCTGCTTTGGATATTGTTGGGGGTCATCATTATGATTGCACTGAAATCAGAAAAGAACaggaaaataaaacatatgaaaaGAGCAG CCAAAATGAGAAAGAAGTTAATGGAAAAAAGAGCTAAAACTGCTGTTCCTTTTGGTCCTGGTCCAGTAATGTATCCGCCGGGAATGAAACCTCACGAGGTGATAGTGATGAATTCCCTGCCCAGGAATCGCCCGCGGGACACCCCGAAGGTTGTGCCCCTGGAAGATGACATTATATATGACAACAAGCGCTCAAGCAGCGAGATCCGCCGAGATGACGGCGAGAGTAGACGGGAAACGTAA